The following are from one region of the Corylus avellana chromosome ca1, CavTom2PMs-1.0 genome:
- the LOC132187336 gene encoding protein FAR1-RELATED SEQUENCE 5-like, with the protein MDEVQEHPSQLHDLDNDLIDEKCVDAEMIEDQNNIILLGNDLKQPNSSFSSYNGPLEPRLGLEFDEVEDARICYNAYARRKGFSIRKNHTRLSKNDKLLIGVDYVCSREGIRRTSYQKKIHKNSEPAETRIGCKAMMSLKKVGLKWTISKFEVEHNHELLSPKSTRFLRGHRVVTPAQKSLIDTLNESGVPPKKIMSVLSKESGGDYNIGYIAKDVENYLGNKRSVFLGKGDAQRMYNYFLESQSKNPSFFFSIDVDENGCMGNCFWADARSRAAYQYFGDAVTFDASYLTNRYKMPFVPFTGVNHHHQSVMFGCALLVNETVESYTWLLKTWLKAMLGRAPFTIITDDDKAMGKAIAEVLPNTTHRLCLWHILQKVPEHLAHIYNKYSSFQVEFNHCIHSTLTIEEFETEWRELVGKYGVGENDWLNKLYMRRAKWVPAYLRNSFCAGMSTTQRSESINKFFKDYVRSSTMVRDFVHQYEKALDARYLEEKEKDVKTKTSRPILKTCYKMEVQAANVYTRKSFLMFQEELFNSQKYNSSKHGEEGGTKIYRVAHHGTESPFYEVTLEILEKKVTCTCRMFEFVGILCRHILQVFLKKSIMGIPQHYVLERWTINAKSRIIHGIASDEIEVETQNSSTLMKNSLKLEFDDVVELGSHSKKRYEHLSIALQKLRHELLTMDNDCDKEGIL; encoded by the exons ATGGATGAAGTTCAGGAACATCCAAGTCAACTACATG ATCTAgataatgatttaattgatgaAAAATGTGTTGATGCTGAAATGATAGAAGatcaaaataatataatcttGCTTGGGAATGATTTGAAGCAGCCAAATTCtagtttttcttcatataatgGTCCTTTGGAACCACGCCTTGGTTTGGAATTTGATGAGGTTGAAGATGCTCGTATATGTTATAATGCTTATGCAAGGCGAAAGGGTTTTAGCATTAGAAAAAATCATACTCGATTATCGAAGAATGACAAGTTATTAATTGGGGTAGATTATGTTTGTTCGAGGGAAGGAATTCGTCGTACAAGTTATCAGAAGAAAATCCATAAAAATTCGGAGCCCGCAGAAACAAGGATAGGATGTAAAGCAATGATGAGTTTAAAGAAAGTTGGGTTAAAATGGACTATAAGTAAGTTTGAAGTTGAACATAATCATGAGCTTCTTAGTCCTAAAAGTACACGTTTTCTTCGAGGGCATAGAGTAGTAACACCTGCCCAAAAAAGTCTTATAGATACACTAAATGAGTCTGGTGTACCTCCAAAGAAAATAATGTCGGTGTTGAGTAAAGAATCTGGTGGTGACTATAATATTGGCTATATTGCTAAAGATGTTGAAAATTATTTGGGCAATAAAAGAAGTGTTTTTCTTGGGAAGGGAGATGCACAAAGaatgtataattattttttggagaGCCAATCCAAAAACCcgagtttttttttctcaattgaTGTTGATGAGAATGGATGCATGGGAAATTGCTTTTGGGCAGATGCTAGATCACGAGCTGCATACCAGTATTTTGGAGATGCTGTTACTTTTGATGCTAGTTACTTGACAAATCGCTATAAGATGCCATTTGTTCCTTTTACCGGAGTTAACCATCATCATCAATCTGTGATGTTTGGATGTGCTTTGCTCGTAAATGAAACGGTCGAATCTTATACATGGTTGTTGAAAACATGGCTTAAGGCAATGCTTGGACGTGCTCCTTTTACAATTATCACAGATGATGACAAGGCTATGGGTAAGGCAATCGCAGAGGTACTACCAAATACTACTCATAGATTGTGTTTGTGGCATATCTTACAAAAAGTTCCAGAACATTtggctcatatatataataagtattCATCTTTCCAAGTAGAGTTTAACCATTGTATTCATAGCACGCTCACAATTGAAGAGTTTGAGACAGAATGGAGAGAACTTGTAGGAAAGTATGGAGTGGGAGAGAATGATTGGTTGAACAAACTCTATATGCGGCGTGCAAAGTGGGTGCCAGCTTACTTGCGAAACTCATTTTGTGCTGGCATGTCTACAACTCAACGGAGTGAGagtataaataaattttttaaagattatgtTCGTTCGAGCACAATGGTGCGTGACTTTGTCCATCAATATGAGAAAGCCTTGGATGCACGTTAcctggaagaaaaagaaaaagatgtcaAGACAAAAACTTCTAGaccaattttgaaaacatgCTACAAGATGGAAGTTCAGGCGGCAAATGTTTACACAAGAAAGTCATTTTTGATGTTTCAAGAAGAGCTATTTAACAgtcaaaaatacaattcatCTAAACATGGGGAAGAAGGAGGTACGAAGATATATAGGGTGGCCCATCATGGGACAGAAAGTCCATTTTATGAAGTTACacttgaaattcttgagaagaAAGTGACTTGTACATGTCGCATGTTTGAATTTGTTGGAATACTGTGTAGACACATTCTTCAagtttttttgaagaaatcaaTAATGGGTATTCCCCAACATTATGTTTTAGAGAGATGGACGATCAATGCCAAAAGTCGCATTATACATGGCATAGCTAGTGATGAAATAGAAGTAGAGACACAAAATTCTTCAACCCTGATGAAAAATAGCTTAAAGTTGGAATTCGATGATGTTGTAGAATTGGGGTCCCATTCGAAAAAAAGATATGAACATCTTAGCATTGCTTTACAAAAACTTCGTCACGAGCTTTTGACAATGGATAATGATTGTGATAaagaag GGATATTGTGA